The Candidatus Thermoplasmatota archaeon genomic sequence CATGGTTAGCAACTTTTGGGTTTTATCCTTTTCTTGGCACATCCCATCTAATAGGAAAAAAATGAATGTTTTTTTTTCTTTAATTATTTATTTCGGGATGAAGCCAACCATTTAGTAAATTATAAATAAAAGAACCAAGATGTAGGTGTGTGTTTTAAACCTGGTTTTGAGGAGTTATTATGACATCAGAAGATGTTAAGAAAACAGGAACAACAACCCTAGGCATGGTATGCAAAGATGGGGTAGTAATAGCAACAGAAAAAAGGGCTACAATGGGTACTTTAATAGCCCATAAAGCAACCAAGAAACTGTACAAGATTGATAACCATATGGCTTTAGCTACAGCTGGTCTCGTTGGTGATTTACAGGTTCTTGCCCGTTATCTCAGCGCAGAAGCTAATCTATATAGACTTAAAAGAGAGACTAATATGCCTATTGGTAGCGCAGCTACACTTATGTCAAACATACTTAATCAGAGGAAATTTTACCCATATTATGTTCAGTTGATAATTGGTGGATATGATAACACCGGCGGCCATATTTATTCACTTGATGCCGCTGGTGGGGCTATACCTGATAAATACACAGCTGGTGGCTCTGGTTCGCCCTATGTATTTGGAGTAATGGAAGACCTTTACAGAGATGATATAACTACTAACGAAGGCGTGGATATAGCTATAAGAGCTATAACCGCAGCAATGAACAGGGACTCTGCCTCAGGTGGCATGATAGATATAGCGGTTATAACAAAGGATGGATATAGGGAGATACCCGAGGAAGAAGTTAAAAAACGTATGGAAAAAATAGCTAAATAAGTGTAAAACAACGATTACTATAAATTTCTTGTAATCTAAAAAAAATTTATTTGTCAAATTATAAAAAGGGTTATAAAAGGTAGAAAATGACTGTAGATGATGTTCTAAGAGAAATCAAAGCAAAAGTAAGAACCGTTATACCACCTAGTATCGATGTGTCTGATGTCGAGTTCGAGGGTGCACTTGTTGTTATCTATACGAAGCATCCTAATAAATTTGCTGCTAAAGATGATCTTGTTAAACAACTAGCTAAGATGCTGCAGAAACGCATTGTTGTAAGACCTGATCCATCTGTACTAACTGATACTGAAACAGCAGAAAAGATGATTAAAAACTTAATACCGAAGGATGCTGAGATAACAAACATTTATTTCCAGCCTGAGACAGGTGAAGTCACAATAGAGGTTTTGAAACCCGGTGTAGCAATTGGTAAACAGGGTTTGTTACTCAATGAGATAAGAAAGAAAATCAACTGGTCTCCAAATATTGTTAGAACACCACCTATTCAATCCAAGACTGTACAGGAAATACGTGGTTATATAAGGTCTATGAGCGAAGAGCGCAAAGAGATACTCCGTAAAGTGGGCAGACGATTACATAGAGGTGTTTCCCAAGGGGAAAAATTCATCCGTATTGTCGCCCTTGGTGGTTTCCGCGAGGTTGGCAGATCCTGTAGCATGCTTCATACCCAGGATAGTAAAATTTTGATTGATTGCGGCGTTGATGTATCATCTGACAAGAATGGTTCGCCTTATATTCATTTGCCCGAGGTTTTACCGCTTGAAACCATTGATGCTGTTGTTATAACACATGCGCATCTTGATCATTCTGGTCTTCTGCCATTGTTATACAAATATGGGTATGATGGACCCATTTATTGTACACCGCCAACCAGAGACCTCATGACATTGTTGCAGATGGATTACCTAAAGGTCGCGGTTGCTGATGCAAAAAGCGTACCATATTCAGCTGAGCATATAAGAAACGTAATAAAACACTGTATAGCCATTAACTACGGTGACACCACTGATATAACACCTGATGTTAGACTCACATTCCACAACGCAGGTCATATCCTTGGCTCATCTATAGCACATTTCCACATCGGCGAAGGACTATACAATATTGCGTTCACAGGGGACATAAAATATGAGAAAACATGGTTGTTTAACCCTGCTATCAACAGGTTCCCACGTCTTGAAGCCATAGTTATAGAGTCAACATATGGTGGCAGAGAGGATTTCCAGCCTAGCAGACTGGAAGCAACTGAACGTTTAAAAGACATAATACAGAGATGCCTTAAGAAAAAAGGTAAGCTACTGGTACCTGTTTTTGCGGTGGGAAGAAGTCAAGAGGTTATGATTGTTCTTGAAGATCTAATGAAAAACAAAGAGATACCAAAGGTTCCAGTTTACCTTGATGGTATGATCTGGGAGGCTACAGCTATTCACACAGCCTACCCTGAGTACCTAAACAACAAGCTTAGGACACAGATATTCCAACAAGGTGAAAACCCGCTTATATCAGATATTTTCCAGCGTGTCGATAGTCAGGATATGAGACAAGAAGTACTTGGTGATCTTGATCCTTGTATTGTGCTTGCAACCAGTGGCATGATGAACGGTGGACCTGTTATGGAATATTTCAAAGAATGGGCACAAGATGAAAAAAATATGATAGCCTTCGTAGGGTACCAGGCTGAGGGCACTCTTGGTAGAAGAATACAGAAAGGATGGAGTGACATACCACTAAACATTGGTGGAAACATAGTTAACATACAGATGAAAATGGGTGTCGAAACCTGCGACGGCTTCTCAGGACATAGCGATAGGAGACAGCTAATAAACTATTTGAATAACATATCCCCACGCCCAGAGAGAATTATTTTCTGCCACGGGGAAGAAACCAAATGCATAGACCTCTCTTCGACCATACACAAAAAAATGAATGTTAACACCGCTGCACCGATGAACCTTGAGACTATAAGATTCAAATAAAAAAAATTTTTATTTTAATGGTTTAGCTAGATCCCACAAACTATTGAATTTACTATCCAACACCTCTATATCCTCTAAGTTCACATAAGCTGTACCAACATATGAAGGCTCAGCATTTGTTTCAGGAAGAATCTTGATACCATTCACAGCGATTTCCTTACCAAAAACATAGTTACGAAGAGTACCTGACACATCCTCAGAAAAATAACGAATCTCAATCTTATCACCATATGTTTTTTTCAACTCACGAGCAGCATCAATATTAACCTTCGTATCAACTATCAACTGGACTTTTGTGTCTAAGTCCAAAAATTTTTTGAAATATTTTATAAACGGCTCCTCAAAAAACCTTTCACCACCAACCTGCATCTTCAAATTATTGCTCTTATCCAAACAGTTATTTAAAACAGTGTACAAAATCCATTTACCACTATACTGAAGTGTGACATTACCGCTTCTCTTCAGCTTTATACCATATTTCTCGTAGTTGCTGGTATAATATTTTCCGTACTCCTCCAAACGATTCTCTATAGCCCTAAAAGTCTCCTCAGCAATAACCTGTTTTAGATCATTTTTAATATCCTCCCATATAGCACGTGGGTGAACAGGAAGATAACTTTCTCTACCAAAATCCTCATCAGCATCATTGGAAAACAAAACCTTTGCTATGATACCATTTTTTAACAAAGACGCACGACCAGTTTCAAGAGGCCTCCTCGTTATATTAGCCAATTCTTCAGCCACTTTAAGAAAATCAGAAAACTCCTTTGGGCTATCCAAAACAAGTGTAACATAGTAAACAGCTGCCTCACGAGGACGATCTATCTTCATCCTCTCAAACATCATCTGAAAATCTTGAATATAATCAAGTTTCACCTTAGTTTTGAATTCACATCCCATCTTATTCCACCAATCCCTATCTTCTTATTAAAGTTAATTTTAATTAATACCCTGCTTTGAAAATAACAATATATTTTCGTTTTATATAATTTATGGATGCATAAGCAGCTGGATATGCAAAAGCATATTTACTCCTGTTAAATAAAATTTATTTTTACTAAAAATGACTAAAAATTGAGTAATAACCATATCAAGTTTCAAAGGTTAAAAATAGAGAAAAACCAATCGGTTTCTTTAAAATGAAAGTGATGTAAAAAACCACATTTTTTAATTGTTTCGTCATAGGATGTTTGTTCTATAAAGTATATATACAGAGTTTTCATCATAGGACAATTAGACCAATAAGTTTATATAAAAAGTAATATATATTAGAATATACAGTACCTCACCTAAATGGGGGAGTGAAGAAAAATGAAAATAAAAAATATAATACCACTTACAGTTGTTTTGATGCTTATTTTACCAGGTTTAACCGTAGTTGCTAAAGAACCGTTTAAATCTGCATCAACTAAACCTCTACCAGAACAAGAAAAATTAACCATCAGCGTGATAGGTGAAAATGGGGAGAAATACTCAATTCAGATAGTGCTCTCAGAAGACGAGTTGAACTCTTTGAATTTCGTATTACATCATTTTTTAATAATTTCTGAAGATGCACTAGATGAATTTGGCCCAGATGGCAAAAATATCTCTGTTTCAGAGAAAGAGGATTTAGAAACAGGTTTAAAAAACGTAATCGATACAATCGATAACTTTGCATCTGTAGGAGACGATTTTCCAAAAGAATATTTAAAGAAATTAATAGCAGATGTTATCAATGACTTGTGGAATCGCACCACTAGTCCTCAGTCTCAGTCGTTTCCCTTTCCAATTTTAGATAAGCTTATAAAATGGTATTTAAGATTATGCCGTCAGCCAATGATTAGTGTCGGTTTCGGTTGGACCTGGATACCACGCTATGACTATGAATCATTTTTCGGTGAGATGCGCAGACTTATATTTATGCACCATAGAGTAGGTTTTGCAGCAACAGCCCGTTTTATGCCATTGTTTGGTCCTGGTTTTCCCTGTTGGAAATATGGATTAATGATAAACGTGCCTACTTTCTATTTTAAGGGGCTTTTCATTAATTTTGGAAAACATAGTTTCATCAATAGAATTGCAGGACCGCAGCTCTTAGTTGGGTATGGCGTTTTCCTTGGGGTAATTCCCTAAGTAGCAAAATCAAAATTCTGATCTCTATAGCCAAATTAATCTCTGTTTAGGTATAGATATAACCTTTTTCACCTCAGGAAATGGTAATTTTGAAAATGAAATCTTCTCTCTTGACCTAAATTACTCCAAGAAAGAACTACGCCGTCCGCCGGACTCGGACCGGCGACCGCTCGGTTAACAGCCGAGTGCTCTACCAACTGAGCTAGGACGGCAAAACAACCACTTAGAACAGTACAACAGAATATAGTATTATATTAAAAGATTACCCTGTCAAAACCCGAGTCTTCTTTCAAGCCTAAGTTTTTTCATACTACCTTCGACGAATCTATAAACAGTTGAATGCCTACTACCAGTTAAAAGCATATCCACCGCTTTTTTTATTATATCCATATTCTCAATATCAGCTATAACAGAGATAGTATGACCATAAATAGATATGTTAGATTCAGTTATCTCCTCTAAAACATGCTTTGTTTTGCCTCCTCTTCCTATAACCCTGCTTTTTAGCCTCTTTACATGGGATTCTTTCTTACCAACATAATCATATATATCAAAAACAAAAAAATCAAAATCATCACTAAACAACTTCATAGCATGCTGCGGAGAAAAACCCCTACCGATAGCCCTGATTATAACTTCGATTTTTAAGACTAATAAAGGATCTTTAGCATTTTTTTCGTCGATGGTTACTTCGCCTTCATGAGAATCAACATCTATCTTAACATTTGAGACATCCTCAAGATGCTTCTTTGTCTCGCCGTTATGCCCTATTAAAACACCTACTCTTTCAACCGGTATTTTTAGATATCTCATAATCTCACCCAAATTAACATTTTATAATTTTGTCATATATCTCTTCTTCGTTTGCTGTGATACCATACTTTTTGAAATAATGGACAACGTTATGTATGTCTCTTTTTAAGAAATCACACGCAAGTGGGTGTTCTTTTAGTACACCCTGCCCAACATCTATAATATATGGGCGGTTTTTATGCATAAGTACATTAAACATACTCAAATCACCATGTATCAGAGCCGCTTTTCTGTACATTTTAAAAATATAATCGATCAAGATATCAAATATTTTTTTAGGGTTTATAAGAACTGCGTCTTTTAGCATAGGAGCTGGCATACTAGAATCACCAATATATTCCATGACTAAAATATTTCTTATCCTTTTAATCGGTACGGGTGCTCTTACACCAATTTCGTGCAAGATCTCAAGGTTTTTGTATTCCTTCTTAGCCCATTCATAAACAACTTCTCTTCTGTTCTTAATAGCAGCCTTAAAACGAGGATCACCTATTATATAATTAGACATATGCTTAAAAGTAGAAGTTGATGTACGATATATCTTCAATGCAACAAATTTTTTGTCAGGTGTAACACCACGGAAGACGTTACCCTCTTTGCCAGTAGATATAGGAAAATCCAGTATATCAATAACTCCATCAGAAATCAACTTACCCAACATGTCGAGAGTGGGTTTATCAAAAACCTCGTCAAGTGTTTTCCTATCAGTACCTTCTCTATCAAAAAGAACTTGCATTTCCCTATCAAGTTTTTTTAGCCATTTCTCATCTAAAAAACGCTCAGAAGACATTTATCTCCTCTGGTAACAAACCACGTCTGCTGAGAGAAACAGCCTGTGTTCGTCTATACCTAAAAACTATATCTGCTTTCTCATCCTGTATATCCCAGGGTTTGATAATAACAAGATCACCTGCTCTGACTCTCTGTTTACGTTTAAGTCTACCAGGTATACGAGCCATCCTCGATTTACCATCCGCGCAGATAACGTTAATCCTGGATCCACCCATTAGTCTATCAGCTATAGCAAACATTTCGTTTTTGTTTTTATCAGGTAAAGGCAATCTTATGTATTCTCCTTCTTGTTCTCCTTTTTCATTTGTTTCATCTTCTTCATACACAGGTATCACAACATCTGACCCAAAAAATCATGTTGATATTAATGTTTTTCTGTAAAAACAAATAAAAAAATACCTAGAAACCTAGTTGATCAGAGATTCCTTTCAATGCATTCAAACTCAATCCCAAGAAGGCTTCTACATCTATGCCAGCATCTAGAATAAGCTCAATTTTAGCTCGACTGCATCCACGCGCAAAAGATGTATCATTAAACTTATGTATCAGGGTTTCTAGTTTAACCTCCGCAAGAGTTTTTGAAGGCATAACAAGCGCTGTAGCAATGATTAACCCAGATACCACATCTGCAGCAATCAAAGATTTATCTAGAACAGTTGTAGGAAGATAATCAGTGTGTTTATAATTATGGCCTCTGATAGCATTTGTAGCCTCTTCAGGGAGTAAATCTTCTAGAATCTGTGCAGAAAGATTAGCGTGTTTCTCTGGTTCCTTTTGGGTATACTCATAGTCAAGGTCGTGAAGTAAACCTGTTAAACCCCACAATTCCACGTCTTTAACAAGTTTCTTGGCAACAGCTCTTAATATAGCCTCAACTGCTATAGAATGTTTTAGCAGTTTTTCGTCTTTAACATATTTTTTAAGCAAAACAACTGCTTCTTCTCTGCTTAACATCTCAACCTGGTGTAGCATAAAAGATGTTTTAAAACTTTCTTAACTTTTAACGGCCATCTATCAATGCTATATATATATTATGTTTCTTAGAAAAAGGCATGTCAATAGAATTAAAGACTTTAAACAAAGAAATAAATATTTTAATGAAAGATTAAATAGACTATATCACATTAATGGTTGCTAAGGTGGTTAAAGTTGTTAGTTGAAAAAATCATGACCAGAAATGTAGTAACAATAGATTGCAACGAAACTGTTTTAGATGCATGTAAAAAATACAAAGAAATGAAAGTCGGCTGTCTAGTAGTAATGGATGGACCTATACTCGTTGGAATTGTAACAGAAAGAGACATTATAGAAAGGGCTATACTGATGGAAAAGGATCCAAAAACAACTAAAATTAGAGATATTATGTCATCAAATCTAAAAACGGTTCATGCATTAGCACCAATAGAGCGAGCAGCAGAAATAATGAGAGAAAACAACATAAAGAAACTGCCTGTTATTTTAAACAATAAGATAGTTGGGATTGTTACAGTTACTGACATGTCACGTGCATTACCTACTTTTTCTGAGAAGATAGATGAACTAGTAGATTTCTATATTAAGAGTAAAAAAAATGTTGATAATATCATGGAGGAATGGGCAGAGATTATCACTAGTTTGAGGAATTATCAACAATTAATGAAAACTAAAAAAACAGAGCTTGCTACACAATAAAATTTGAGATGCAAAAGACAAAGGTTAGAGATAGCGATATCTTTTAATGCCTCTTCTTATATCATCTAGGAAAAGGAATAGAGAATGGTGCTAGATAACTTAGGGGATTCCCTTAGAGGGACTCTAAAGAAGATTGCCAATGCGGTTTATGTTGATTCTAGACTTATAAAAGAGGTAGTTCGAGATATACAAAGAGCTCTTTTGCAAGCAGATGTTAATGTTAAACTTGTTTTAGAGTTATCAAAAAAAATTGAGAAACGAGCACTGGAAGAGAAGCCTCCTGCGGGTATGAGCAACAGAGAACATGTTATACATATTGTATATGATGAGCTTGTAAAACTTTTAGGTGAATGCAGAGAGATCCCGGTTAAAAAACAGGTTATTATGATGGTTGGCCTGTATGGTCAAGGTAAAACAACTACGTGTGGTAAACTTGCTAAATATTTCAAAAAGAAGGGGCTTAGACCTGCCTTGATTGCTGGTGATGTACATAGACCTGCAGCATACGAGCAGCTTAAACAAATCGCTGAGAAAGTGGAGGTACCTTTTTATGGTGATAAACAGGAAAAAGATGCTGTTAAGGTAGTTAAGGATGGTATAAATAAACTGCAGAGAGCTTGTGATGTTATAATAGTTGATACCTCTGGTAGACATAAACTTGAGGATGATTTGATAAAAGAGATGAAAGATATTTTTAAGGTTATCAAACCAGATGAGAAACTGCTTGTCATGGATGCTGCTGTTGGTCAGCAGGCTGGTCCACAGGCGAAAGCATTTGATGACGCCATAGACATCACCGGTATTATCCTTACTAAGCTGGATGGTACTGCTAAGGGTGGTGGTGCTCTTAGCGCTGCAGCTGAGGTTGGTGCACCAATTGTTTTTATTGGCACTGGTGAGCATGCTAGTGATTTTGAGACTTTTGATCCATCGCGTTTCATATCACGTTTACTTGGGATGGGTGATATTAAATCTTTGCTGGAAAAAGCAGAGGAAAGCCTCAAAGGAAAGGATGCTGAGGAGACTGCTCGGCGTTTGATGTCTGGTAAGTTCACCCTACATGACATGTATGATCAGATGGATATGCTTTCTGGTATGGGGCCTTTGAACAAGATAGCTGAGATGCTACCTGGTGGGCTTTCAGGTAAAATAAAAGATGTTGACATGAATACCACGCAGAATAAACTAAGAAAATTCAGGTTCATAATGGATTCTATGACTGATGAGGAGATGAATGATCCTAGTATTGTTCATTCTTCTAGAATTAAACGTATCGCCCGTGGTGCAGGTGTAGAAAACAAGGATGTGAAAGAGCTTTTGAGATACTATAATATGACTAAACGCATGATGAAAGGTTTTTCAAGTGATCGTAAACTTAGAAAGAACCTTATGAAACAGCTACAGTTTGGGAAATAATAAATCGTTTTATGTTGTTTAAAAACTATGATCAGATTGTTAGAAACGGTCAAACCCCAGAACTTAGGAGGATAAGAACGGATGTCCTTGATATTTTTACTGCCTCTTTAGATGCTGTTGATCCATATAAAGTGGTTAAATCAAGGTTTGATGGAAAACAGATTATTCTAGATAAAGAAAAAATTGATTTAACTGGTTTTAAAAATATATTTTTGGTTGGTTTTGGTAAAGCTAGTGTTGGTATGGCAAATGCTGTCTGCGACTCATTAAATGTTAAAAAAGGGGTTATTATAACTAATGATAAAAAACATAAAGCCTCGAGTGAATATGTTACTACCTTTGTGGGTGGTCATCCAACACCAAACCAGGATAGTTTAATTGGTACAGAAAAAGTTTTAGAAATCATAGATGGTTGTGATGAAGACGACTTGTTCATAGTTTTGATATCTGGTGGTGGGTCTTCTCTCTTGTGTAAACCAAAAATAAGCCTCAGAGACTTGCAGAAGACAAATGATATGTTGTTGAAATCAGGTGCTAACATAAAGGAAATTAACACGGTACGTAAACATCTTTCTTTTGTAAAAGGTGGACAACTTGTAAAAAACTGTAAATGTGAAGTGGTTTCTCTTATAATATCTGACATCGTTGGTGATCCAATAGAGTTTATTGCATCAGGTCCTACTTGCCCAGATTCTACGACATACATGGATGCTCAGAAGGTTCTAGAGAAATATAATCTGATAGAAAAGATGCCCTCCGCGGTTATAAAACTGTTAGACGAAGGATTACAAGGGATGATATCTGAGACAGCAAAAAAAGATAACCCTGTTTTTAAAAGGGTTTTTAATTTTATTGTCGCAAACAACCAGATTGCATGCAAAGCTGCTATTGAAGAAGCAGAGAAGCTAGGATATAAAACTATGCTGCTGACCACCTCTTTAACTGGGGAGGCAAGAGATGTTGGTAGGTTTTTAGTTGATAAAGCATTAAATTACTACAATGAAAATTTTGAGGATATTGTTTTTGTTTCAGGTGGAGAAACCACGGTTAAAGTTAAGGGAAATGGCAAAGGTGGTAGAAACCAAGAAATGGTTTTAGGGGGCATCGAAGTTTTAGCAGGTTCAGATATGGTTTTTGCATGTATGGCAACAGATGGTATAGATGGAATGAGTGATGCTGCTGGTGCTATAGCAGATGGCTATACAATAGATAGAGCAAATAAAAAAAACCTTGATCCAAAAAAATTTTTAGAAAACAATAATTCTTACGAGTTTTTTAGAAGGTTGGGTGATTTGTTGATCACTGGTTCTACTGGTACAAATGTGATGGATCTACATGTTTTAGTTAAATATAACAAAAATAAATAGCAAAAACAGTTCTATAACTTGTAAAATTGTAAAGATATACCGTAAAGTATTTATATCTAGATTTCTCTATAAAAACTTTGTTTAGTTATATAAAAGATATAATTAAAGGGATAAGCAATTACATGTATTGGAGAACGTTAATATGAAAATAGATAGAGTAAATAAAAAATCGATTATCGCATGGATAATATTACTGCTGGTTCTTAATTTAACCTTTTCAACAAATGTGAGTTCTGATCCAGTAAAATATGATTATGATGGAATATGGTATGATATGTTTGTAGACCAAAATGGGATAGATACGTCAGAATCCTATAATTATAATTTTTCTCCAGGGTTAATCACATTAAGATCTGGAACAAACAAGTATTACTACGATTTTAATGATAACAAAACAAATGCATGGACGTCCGATTTAACTTTTATATCTGGTGAAGAAAACCAGTTGATAAGACCTAGAAATCTGGTAGGTGAAATCAGCCTTGAATCCGAATATAACAAAATCAAGAAAAAAGATGACGTAGTTGTACGAACAGAGGGTAGATATCTTGATTTAGAGACCTTTAACATAACACGTACATTCTCTCCAGTCCATCACTTCAGGTTTAAAATCGGACAGAATAAAAATAACATAAATGAGTTCACATTTAACTGGTTCTATGGTAGTAAAATAACAGATGCAAATGTTGCCAGTGTAAAGCTTTACGTCTGGAATTATCTTATTAAAAATATTGTGGGGTTATGGACACAAGAAGGTAGTCCAGTATATTATGATTATGCTGATCCAATAAGCATATCTTTCACGAGTAATAACACCAAATTCGTTAGCGATGACGGGTACATTGATTTTTTAGTTGTTGCAATACCTAAAGTAAATGGTGAAACCACTATATTAACAACTGACTACGTCAACTTAACAGTTACCACAAAATATGGGTTTGTAGAAAAAGGATGGATTATTTCAAGAGAAATTAAACCAGACACACTCAAAGGATGGGAGAGCATAGTATGGAAAGGATTAAGGACAAGCAATGACGCCTCAATTAAGATACATGTATTAGACTCAAAAAAGAACGTTATCACTAGTTTACCTGGTAATTCTAAAGGTTTTACAACCTCTCAGATAGATTTATCTTCATTGAGCGCAACTTCGTATAAAAGTATCAGATTAAAGGCTGTTCTTGAATCCAGTGATTTATCTGTGACACCAAAGTTATATAGTTGGGCTTTAACATGGCAAACAGAAAGCAATACATTCAAAGATAAGTTCTCTACAGATGTTAGAATAGATGAACTTCTGGGTGCAGAAATCATCGGAGGAGACATAAAAATCAGTGATTCTTCTAGTGATTGGCCTGTTTTTGGTAGAACACCCCAGAATAGACGTTCATATGAAGGCTACGGTCCACAGAAATCAGAGCTTTATTGGAGTACAAAAAAGAAGACAGTCGGTGGCGGATTCCGTAGTCCTGTTCTGAGTGATGGTAAGATATATATTGCTTCCCCAGTCAATAACACGATTTGTTCTTTTAATGCAACAGTACCACTCAGTAAAAAAGGAAGTCAATTATCACCTTATGATAGAAGTGATCCATTGTATAAAGTCGATGGGTCTGTTGCAGTAGCAAACAATTTTGTTATCGTTGCAACCAGTGAGATTAACGCGTCGAATAAGGTTGTTGCATTAAATAAATCCAACCTAAAACAAGAAAAATGGAGTTACACGTTTGGAGATGGAAACATATGTTATTCATCTTCACCAACTGTTTCTGGCGATAAAGTCTTTGTGACCTCCTGGGATGGCATGCCCTTGACTACTCCTTTGATATCCTTCTTGTCTTCTTTAATTGGGGGAAACAACAAGGTTATTGCTCTGAATATTGCTGATGGTACAAAAATCTGGGACTACACATTACCTGCAGGTAGTTTTTCTACACCAGCTATAGGCAATGGTATGGTTTTCGTAGGATGCGACAACATATATGGTGACAATCTATTTGCGTTTGATGAAGAAACAGGTGCATTAATCTGGAAGGTTAAGGTTGGTTTAATCGGCGGAGCATCACCAGCGGTTTATCAGAATAAAGTTTTTGTTGTTGTAAAGGAAATCAAGCTACCATATGTTACAGGTGACGTAAAAGTCGTTGCATTAGACCAGCAAACCGGTAAGATACTATGGAATAAAACACTCGCAGAAAAAGTACCAGCGTTTGAAAACCTACCAAAGGGACTAAAGTTTTATAACCTTATGGCAACCTCAACACCAGCGGTTGATGGTGGTATTTTATATGTTACATCACCTGATGGAAAAATCTATGCATTAAATACTGTAGATGGCGTAGAGAAATGGAATGCTTCTTTGTCTTCGAATTTATTTGGTGTAGTACCAACCTATTCTTGTACATCACCAGTTGTAACATCTGATAACCTATATGTTGCAACAATAAATGGGATGGTTTATTCACTCAACAAGAACAACGGAAAGACTTTATGGAACTATAACTGTGATATAAAGGACCCAGAGTTACTAGCTCTAACATACATACTAGCCTCACCCATAGTCGCTAATGGTGTTTTATATGTTAGTGTAACAGATGAAATAAATACTTTCAGTGGAAGAATATGCAGCATAGGGAATTATACAACTTATCAAAAAGCTGTTGTAATATCAAATCCTATATTTCTCCCAGCTGGTAGATGGTGGAGTAGTTTCAAAGCATCGTTTACTAACACAACAAGTAGCTCTATCACTTTTAGTATC encodes the following:
- the psmB gene encoding archaeal proteasome endopeptidase complex subunit beta is translated as MTSEDVKKTGTTTLGMVCKDGVVIATEKRATMGTLIAHKATKKLYKIDNHMALATAGLVGDLQVLARYLSAEANLYRLKRETNMPIGSAATLMSNILNQRKFYPYYVQLIIGGYDNTGGHIYSLDAAGGAIPDKYTAGGSGSPYVFGVMEDLYRDDITTNEGVDIAIRAITAAMNRDSASGGMIDIAVITKDGYREIPEEEVKKRMEKIAK
- a CDS encoding serine protein kinase RIO produces the protein MSSERFLDEKWLKKLDREMQVLFDREGTDRKTLDEVFDKPTLDMLGKLISDGVIDILDFPISTGKEGNVFRGVTPDKKFVALKIYRTSTSTFKHMSNYIIGDPRFKAAIKNRREVVYEWAKKEYKNLEILHEIGVRAPVPIKRIRNILVMEYIGDSSMPAPMLKDAVLINPKKIFDILIDYIFKMYRKAALIHGDLSMFNVLMHKNRPYIIDVGQGVLKEHPLACDFLKRDIHNVVHYFKKYGITANEEEIYDKIIKC
- a CDS encoding KH domain-containing protein, which gives rise to MRYLKIPVERVGVLIGHNGETKKHLEDVSNVKIDVDSHEGEVTIDEKNAKDPLLVLKIEVIIRAIGRGFSPQHAMKLFSDDFDFFVFDIYDYVGKKESHVKRLKSRVIGRGGKTKHVLEEITESNISIYGHTISVIADIENMDIIKKAVDMLLTGSRHSTVYRFVEGSMKKLRLERRLGF
- a CDS encoding CBS domain-containing protein produces the protein MLVEKIMTRNVVTIDCNETVLDACKKYKEMKVGCLVVMDGPILVGIVTERDIIERAILMEKDPKTTKIRDIMSSNLKTVHALAPIERAAEIMRENNIKKLPVILNNKIVGIVTVTDMSRALPTFSEKIDELVDFYIKSKKNVDNIMEEWAEIITSLRNYQQLMKTKKTELATQ
- a CDS encoding HDIG domain-containing protein, giving the protein MLSREEAVVLLKKYVKDEKLLKHSIAVEAILRAVAKKLVKDVELWGLTGLLHDLDYEYTQKEPEKHANLSAQILEDLLPEEATNAIRGHNYKHTDYLPTTVLDKSLIAADVVSGLIIATALVMPSKTLAEVKLETLIHKFNDTSFARGCSRAKIELILDAGIDVEAFLGLSLNALKGISDQLGF
- the eif1A gene encoding translation initiation factor eIF-1A codes for the protein MPVYEEDETNEKGEQEGEYIRLPLPDKNKNEMFAIADRLMGGSRINVICADGKSRMARIPGRLKRKQRVRAGDLVIIKPWDIQDEKADIVFRYRRTQAVSLSRRGLLPEEINVF
- a CDS encoding beta-CASP ribonuclease aCPSF1; this translates as MTVDDVLREIKAKVRTVIPPSIDVSDVEFEGALVVIYTKHPNKFAAKDDLVKQLAKMLQKRIVVRPDPSVLTDTETAEKMIKNLIPKDAEITNIYFQPETGEVTIEVLKPGVAIGKQGLLLNEIRKKINWSPNIVRTPPIQSKTVQEIRGYIRSMSEERKEILRKVGRRLHRGVSQGEKFIRIVALGGFREVGRSCSMLHTQDSKILIDCGVDVSSDKNGSPYIHLPEVLPLETIDAVVITHAHLDHSGLLPLLYKYGYDGPIYCTPPTRDLMTLLQMDYLKVAVADAKSVPYSAEHIRNVIKHCIAINYGDTTDITPDVRLTFHNAGHILGSSIAHFHIGEGLYNIAFTGDIKYEKTWLFNPAINRFPRLEAIVIESTYGGREDFQPSRLEATERLKDIIQRCLKKKGKLLVPVFAVGRSQEVMIVLEDLMKNKEIPKVPVYLDGMIWEATAIHTAYPEYLNNKLRTQIFQQGENPLISDIFQRVDSQDMRQEVLGDLDPCIVLATSGMMNGGPVMEYFKEWAQDEKNMIAFVGYQAEGTLGRRIQKGWSDIPLNIGGNIVNIQMKMGVETCDGFSGHSDRRQLINYLNNISPRPERIIFCHGEETKCIDLSSTIHKKMNVNTAAPMNLETIRFK